In one Nicotiana sylvestris chromosome 8, ASM39365v2, whole genome shotgun sequence genomic region, the following are encoded:
- the LOC138876314 gene encoding uncharacterized protein: MGSRLLPFSSLELPSLGGRLERRSPVCAAPLTWQQFSVLFLEKYVSQSHRDELYRQFEQLRHDDMVVVQYEIRFSELDHHAICLVPTDRERIRRFVDGLTYQLQILMTRERVSGASFEEVVDIARDIESIRRRDSQQGHSSLNAFPSQSSSRAPSVQGSSMPDCSAKTVTLVMPGLPRIEWRGSLDYVPSRVISHLKAQRMVGKRCLSYSAFVRDVSGETPTIDSVPVVRDFLDIFPVGLSGMPPDRDIDFGIDLVRGTQPISIPPCCMVIAELKEQLQELLEKGFIRPSFVQGLSFITSPLTKLTQKGALFKWWDEYEVSFQKLKTVLTTAPVERQYDDPHLLVLKDKVRHDDARNVTIRDDGVLRMQGRICVPNMKYEHQRSSDELQHIEIPEWKWEQITMVFVVGLTRTSRKSDAIWVIVDRLTKSVHFIPMSTTYSSDQLAEIYIREIVRLHGVTFSIISY, encoded by the exons atggggtctcgtttactacctttcagttctctggagctgccttcacttggtgggaggcttgaGAGGCGTAGCCCTGTTTGTGCAGctccccttacttggcagcaattctccgttctcttcttggagaaataTGTGTCGCAGTCTCACAGAGATGAGCTGTATAgacagtttgagcagttgcgtcaTGATGATATGGTGGTGGTGCAATACGAGATTAGATTTTCTGAGTTGGACCATCATGCTATTTGCTTGGTTCCCACAGACAGGgaaaggatcaggaggttcgttgatggcctcacatatcagctacaaattcttatgaccagggagagggtgtctggtgcttctTTTGAAGAAGTGGTTGACATTGCTCGAGATATAGAGTCGATCCGCCGCCGGGA TTCTCAGCAGGGTCACTCATCTCTTAATGCCTTTCCatctcagagttcatcccgtgctccatcggtCCAGGGCTCCTCTATGCCAG ACTGCAGCGCTAAGACCGTAACATTAGTGATGCCAGGGTTGCCTCGAATCGAGTGGCGAGGGTCTTTAGATTATGTCCCTAGCAGAGTGATTTCACACTTGAaagcccagcggatggttgggaagagGTGTTTATCTTATTcggcttttgtgagggatgtgaGTGGAGAgacccctactattgattctgttccggtGGTGCGAGATTTTCTAGATATATTTCCTGTAggcctgtcgggcatgccgccggacagggatattgacttcggtattgatttggtaaggggcactcagcctatttcgaTTCCACCGTGTTGTATGGTAATagctgagttgaaggagcagcttcaagagctccttgagaaggggtttattaggcctagt TTCGTGCAGGGTTTATCTTTTATTACATCGccattgaccaaattgacccaaaagggtgctctttTCAAGTGGTGGGATGAATATGAagtgagcttccagaagctcaagactgtcttgactacagctccagt agagcgccagtatgatgatcctcatttgcttgtcctcaaggacaaggttcggCATGATGATGCCCGAAATGTGACTATtagagatgatggggtgttaaggatgcagggtcggatatgtgtgcccaat atgaaatatgagcatcaaagatcgAGTGACGAACTTCAGCatatagagattccagagtggaagtgggagcagatcaccatggtcTTCGTAGTTGGGCTCACACGGACTTCGAGGAAATCCGacgctatttgggtaattgtggatcgactgaccaagtccgtgcacttcattcctatgagTACAACCTATTCTTCAGATCAGTTGGCAGAGATTTACatcagagagattgttcgcctccACGGTGTGACATTTTCTATCATTTCTTACTGA